In a single window of the Eriocheir sinensis breed Jianghai 21 chromosome 61, ASM2467909v1, whole genome shotgun sequence genome:
- the LOC126986015 gene encoding uncharacterized protein LOC126986015 — MAQDKIVGEAANICAHSPDIGRHDGEMPGEAPMPSPPRVGLAGSLPTRYSPPSTSSPTTHLSPFIYHNPNPTHTHAPNPIPRPSTILFPRQTPRPSTILFPRQPPDPAPSSSPDNPPDPAPSSSSDKPPDPAPSSSPDKPPDPAPSSSPDKPPDPAPSSSPDKPPDPAPSSSPDKPPDPAPSSSPDNPQTQHHPLPQTNPQTQHVPLQLPQNTFPHSPVFLGQQNAYHEQFSGAHSA, encoded by the exons AGGCCGCCAACATTTGTGCGCATTCCCCTGACATTGGCCGACACGACGGTGAGATGCCGGGTGAGGCGCCCATGCCCTCGCCGCCTCGCGTTGGCTTGGCagggag CCTTCCTACCAGATACAGCCCCCCATCaacttcctcccccaccacccacctcagCCCCTTCATCTATCACAACCCCAATCCTACCCATACCCACGCCCCCAATCCTATCCCCAGACCCAGCACCATCCTCTTCCCCAGACAAACCCCCAGACCCAGCACCATCCTCTTCCCCAGACAACCCCCAGACCCAGCACCATCCTCTTCCCCAGACAACCCCCCAGACCCAGCACCATCCTCTTCCTCAGACAAACCCCCAGACCCAGCACCATCCTCTTCCCCAGACAAACCCCCAGACCCAGCACCATCCTCTTCCCCAGACAAACCCCCAGACCCAGCACCATCCTCTTCCCCAGACAAACCCCCAGACCCAGCACCATCCTCTTCCCCAGACAAACCCCCAGACCCAGCACCATCCTCTTCCCCAGACAACCCCCAGACCCAGCACCATCCTCTTCCCCAGACAAACCCCCAGACCCAGCACGTGCCTCTTCAGCTGCCACAAAAcacctttcctcactcccctgtGTTTCTAGGCCAGCAAAATGCCTACCACGAACAGTTCAGTGGCGCACATTCAGCGTAA